The genomic DNA CTCAGATGGACAATCCTAATTCTTCTCCAATCGGCTGATCGCGCACGAATCCTACCCTAAAGCAGAAAGCTCGACGTTGAATCAAAGTCCCTCGGAATTGGGGGATTTAGGGGGTGTCAAGAACTAGAACACTCGTAGACTCAACTTCATAGAATCCAAACTTCCAGATGCTATCAGCCCAATGAGTTCTCCTAAAAATTCCGATCGTCTGGATGCCTCGTTTCTGCCGCCCTGGTTTCTACGGAACGGAGTCACGATGACCGTCTTTACCGCCATGCAAGCCAGCCACCAGTGGCAGCAGTGGACGATTGATCCAGACCCCCCCTATCGATCGCAAGTTTTTGCCGGACAGGGAAACGTGCCGATTTTTGGCTGGGTAGCAATTCCCGAATCCCCGAAAGGAACGATCGTGGGCACCTATGGCATTACGGGCACGCTGGAAAATCAGTGGTTTCTGCAAATTCTGGGGCGCAAGGCGTATGCTCAGGGCTACGCAGTGGTTTTATTTGACTGGCGGGCACATGGAAAAACCGCAGCGCTATCTCCCATGCTCACGTCGGACGGTATCTATGAGGGGCAGGATTTTATTCACATTGCGGCAAAGGCAAAGGCACTGGGCTGTCCGCCGCCCTTCTGGTTTACAGGCTATTCGCTGGGAGGTCAGTTAGCCCTGTGGGGCATCAAGGAAGCCTCCGATGCTGAGGAATTCTCCAAGAAATTTGCCGATTTAGGCATTGAGCCGTCTGAGCTGGGGGGCGGGGCGGTCATTTGTCCCAGTCTGGACTCCCGCCGATCGCTTTCCTACCTGATGCGCGATCCGTTAGGGAAATACATGGAGCAGGCGATCGCCCGTGCCCTGAAGCAGCTTGCCCAGGAGATTCAGGATCATCATCCGGGCAGTCTCGACCCGGCGGCTATCGATCGGGCAAATAGTATCTGGGGATTTGACCACGAATTAGTGATTGGGCGACTGGGCTTTCCCTCCGTCGAGGCGTACTACGATGCCAGCAGTCCCCTACCTTTTTTGCCCCACCTGACCAAGCCGACGCTGATTCTCTACGCCGCTGACGATCCGCTGTTTGATCCCACCTTGATTCCGGACGTGCAGAAAGCCTGCGCCTCCAATCCGGCAATCGACCTGATGATGACAACTTACGGCGGTCATGTGGGTTATTTCAGCAGCAAAGCCTGTCAGCGGCGCTTCGGCGATCCCGATCCCTGGTGGGCATGGAACCGGATGTTACAGTGGATCGATCGACAATGAGTTTTTAGACCCTGCATCGCCCCCTAAATCCCCCAAGTTTGGGGGACTTTGAGATATCAGCACCGCCTATTACAAAAAGCATCCCTGTATTAGCTCGGTTTCCCCCAGAATTGGGGGGCTAGGGGGGCGAACGAATTCCTAAGCCGCAGAATTATTCTGAGCCGCGATCGCATAGTCCTTAAACCGCTCCAGGTCTGCCATCAGGGTGGATTCTACGACTCGCCCCAGAAACAGGTTGTCCATAATTTTGCCAATCACGCCCGGAATTGCATAGGAGACGCTCAGCCGCACGATGCTGTGATCGCCGCGATCGTAAAACCGAATTGCGCCCCGGTTTGGCAGTCCGTCTACCGATTCCCATTGGATAATCTGATGGCGAATCTGCTTGAGAATGCGCGACTTCCAGCTAAACTCCATGCCGCCCGTTGCCAGTGTCCAGCGGGACAGATCGGGATTGTCTTCCAGCACCTTCACCGAATCGATCCACTTCATCCAGTTCGGCATTTGCTCCAGGTCAGACCATAGCCCCCACACCTGCTCCATGGGGACGGGCACCTCGATCTGGACACTATGTTCAAGCCAATTTGACATAACGGTTGACGGCAGCGCTAGCAACAGTGGTCATATTCCTGCCTTACTTTAGCAACCGGGTGGCAGGAAGGGAACGCTTATTCCTTCAGGAACAGGGAAACAGCGTTCATTACGACTTTATGAAGCAGCGGTAAAACGATACGGGTTTTTCGCAAATTGACTGGAAAGATGTAAGCGAGGGTGAAGCCTCTGTCCTGCATTAGGGGAACTCTAGCTCCCAGTCTGACTTCTTTTGATTCATCCACGTTTCCTCCCATCCATAAAAAAACCTGTCGGTTAAAAATCAGTCCAGGACGATCGATTGCCCCACGGGAGAAATAGTTCGTATCGCCTCGGTCTAAATCAGATTCCCATTAGCCATGTCTCTACTGATTCATGTCGAACCTCAACTGGCGCACGCAGCCAAGCCTGCTGGACAACCTTCCGGTCTGCTGCTGCCGCAACTTTGGATGACAAGCTCAGGGGTTCTTGCCCTGCTGCTGGTTGCCCTTGCCCTTTATACAAAAACTCGCACTGCCAAGCTAGAAAAACAGCGACGGTTCGAGGAATTCAAAAATCGGGAACTGCAAAAAAAGCTGAAGCTGGCACTGGCAACGATCAGCAAAATGGAGCGCAACCCCGACTTGATCCATTCTCGCGAGTTCAACCTGGACTACCTGCGGATGCGAATGGAGGAGGAGCAGTTTCACTTTATTATCGTCAATCAAATTAAAATCAAGGTCAAAGAAAAAATCTCCGTTGCCCTGCGCCCCTCCCAGGCGGAAAACGGCATTGTCGGGATTGCCAGCGCGACCGGACGCCTGATTGATGAGATGTTTGACGTGGAGTACGACCCCAGTGGCGCTCCAGTCGGTAGAAATCGGCGCGTGCTGTTTCGGATTCAAATTAAGCTGGCAAAATTGCCGACCCAGCCAACCTCTGCCACGATCGCCCAAATCATCGAGTGCATGGAGCGCTACATGAGTCCGGAAGGGGAGGATCACTGGCAGCCCACAATTCAGGGCAGAATTGCCAGTATGCACTGGGATCAAAAGGCAAAACCCACACCCCTCCTGGTGCTGGAACAGTCCAACGAAGGGGTAAACGTGACCTTCCGGACTCAGCGAATTGTCAGCAGCGAGCGATCCTGAGAGCAGGCGATCGGGAGGGCAAGTGGCTCTCTCGAAGCCCTGGCTCGATACAGATTCTCGTCAAAGTTACTGATGCTCAGCGTGAGTAAAATCTGATACATCAGAAAATTTACCTAAAAAAATAGATACCACCTGATCGATCGGGCTGCGGATCGGGGCAGGCTAAGCTGGCAATCCCATTAGGAGGAGCATGGTTCATGCCAGCCGATCGTCTTGGAAATCGCCTGCAAGCCGCAAGGAATCTCGGTTCCCTGGCAACCCCTGTCTCAATTCGGGACGGGCTGGGTGGGCGTGACCAGAACGACGTTGCCCGATTTCGGCTCAGCGGTCGCAGCACGGTTTCCCTTCAGGTCAACGGTCTCCGCAAGGGAAGCGCGATCGGGGTAGATCTGTTTGCCCCCAAGTCACCCACCAGTAAACCCTGGCGACGCCTGACCCAGACCGATTTAGGACGGCTCCGATCAAAAGATTTGCAGCAGCAGGTCAACTTTGTGTCGCGATCGCGAATTAGCGGCAGTGGTTCCGTTAACGTGACCCTGGACGCCGGAGAATACTATCTGCGGCTCTCTGCCCGCAAGGGAACGACCTCCTACCGGCTGGTTGCCAGCGCCACCCTACAAAGTAGTCCGATCATCCCTCCCAATTCCCAACCACCTTCTCTGCCCCCCGGATCGCCTCCCCCGCCGCCTGCTCTGCGCTTTACGCAAAACTGGGTACGACAGTTCGGCACCAGTGCCAATGACTATGCCTATGGCGTTGCCGTGAATGGCGATCGCGTTTTTGTTGCAGGGTCTACCAATGGCGGTTTTGGCGTTCGCAATGCAGGCGATCGAGACAGCTATGTTGCCCGTCTGGATACCCAGGGTTCCCCTCCCACAATCCGGCAGTTTGGGCGACCGGGAACGGATGTGGCTGCCGATATCGTCGCTGACAGCGAAGGCAATTACTATGTGTCCGGCGTCAACGTTCTGGCGGAACCAATTCCCGTGGTGGGGGGCACCTATCTCAATCCTAATGGCTACACGGCTAAATTCACTCCGGCAGCCACCGAATCCTGGAGACAGTCGATCGCCACGGATACGACAAACCCGATTGCCCTCGGTCCTGATATTGAAGCGGCGGATTCCGTTTCACGTATTGCCATTGACGCTCAGGGTAATTTGTACGTTACCGGGCTGCTGCGGGGCGTGCCAAATACGCTGGGCTTCAGCCGACCCAGCCAGGCATTTGTCGCTAAATACAACACCAACGGCGGGCGGCAGTGGATCTCGGAACTGAATCTATCCGGTTCTAGCAGCGGCATTGATATCGCCGTAGATGCTCTGGGCAATGCCTACATTACCGGAGTCACAAACGCCACCCTGTCTCCAGATATTAACGATCCGCTCAAGGATGGGGATGCCTTTGTTGCCAAACTCGATGCCAGTGGCGCGGTTCTGTGGCAGCAGACGATCGCCTCAACCAGCACGGATATCGGGGGCGGCGTCGCAGTGGATTCCATTGGCAATGTTTATATTACGGGAGACACTCTGGGCACTCTACCCGAACAGACCAGCGCAGGCGGCGGCGATGCATTTCTGGCAAGATTTGACGCAAACGGCAGTCGCCAATGGCTGAAACAGTTTGGAACAGCCCAGCTCGACGAGTCCCAGGCAATCGCGATCGACGCTCAGGATCGAATTTACCTAACAGGTGAAACAACTGGGGCACTATTTGGGAATGCTGTGATTGGTCAAGCCGATGCCTGGCTCGCCGCCTTTAATAC from Leptolyngbya ohadii IS1 includes the following:
- a CDS encoding YheT family hydrolase; the encoded protein is MSSPKNSDRLDASFLPPWFLRNGVTMTVFTAMQASHQWQQWTIDPDPPYRSQVFAGQGNVPIFGWVAIPESPKGTIVGTYGITGTLENQWFLQILGRKAYAQGYAVVLFDWRAHGKTAALSPMLTSDGIYEGQDFIHIAAKAKALGCPPPFWFTGYSLGGQLALWGIKEASDAEEFSKKFADLGIEPSELGGGAVICPSLDSRRSLSYLMRDPLGKYMEQAIARALKQLAQEIQDHHPGSLDPAAIDRANSIWGFDHELVIGRLGFPSVEAYYDASSPLPFLPHLTKPTLILYAADDPLFDPTLIPDVQKACASNPAIDLMMTTYGGHVGYFSSKACQRRFGDPDPWWAWNRMLQWIDRQ
- a CDS encoding SBBP repeat-containing protein, whose protein sequence is MPADRLGNRLQAARNLGSLATPVSIRDGLGGRDQNDVARFRLSGRSTVSLQVNGLRKGSAIGVDLFAPKSPTSKPWRRLTQTDLGRLRSKDLQQQVNFVSRSRISGSGSVNVTLDAGEYYLRLSARKGTTSYRLVASATLQSSPIIPPNSQPPSLPPGSPPPPPALRFTQNWVRQFGTSANDYAYGVAVNGDRVFVAGSTNGGFGVRNAGDRDSYVARLDTQGSPPTIRQFGRPGTDVAADIVADSEGNYYVSGVNVLAEPIPVVGGTYLNPNGYTAKFTPAATESWRQSIATDTTNPIALGPDIEAADSVSRIAIDAQGNLYVTGLLRGVPNTLGFSRPSQAFVAKYNTNGGRQWISELNLSGSSSGIDIAVDALGNAYITGVTNATLSPDINDPLKDGDAFVAKLDASGAVLWQQTIASTSTDIGGGVAVDSIGNVYITGDTLGTLPEQTSAGGGDAFLARFDANGSRQWLKQFGTAQLDESQAIAIDAQDRIYLTGETTGALFGNAVIGQADAWLAAFNTNGTLLGSTQVGTPQNDEAYGLAIVNPAPTSLPNSPPLIYLVGQTQGTFPNGGTTNQGNFDAWAAQYSLSPV
- a CDS encoding SRPBCC family protein, which produces MSNWLEHSVQIEVPVPMEQVWGLWSDLEQMPNWMKWIDSVKVLEDNPDLSRWTLATGGMEFSWKSRILKQIRHQIIQWESVDGLPNRGAIRFYDRGDHSIVRLSVSYAIPGVIGKIMDNLFLGRVVESTLMADLERFKDYAIAAQNNSAA